From the Corynebacterium zhongnanshanii genome, the window CTGAGGATCCAGCACAGCCCCGCGTATCGCGTGGGATCCTCATGGTCGATGAGATCACCGAGCTCATAGGGCAGACAAACCGCCGGGGGTCTGTCACCGTCCCTAAACTACTGTCGCTATGGTCTGGTGCAGCCACGGGCAACACTAATGCGTCCGCAGACACTAGCCGGTCGCTGGCAGCGGGTAGCTACCGCCTTACCTGCATTGCCAATGTTCAGCCAAGCAACAGCTACGGTCTGCTACAGCATGACGGCAGCGGGCTACCGCAGCGGTTTGCGTGGTTTGACTGTGAGGATCCCGAAACGCCTGAGGTGAAGCCGGTAGCGCCCCCACCGCTTGATGTGAAGGTGCCTGATCGTAATGACCAAGCCAGGGCTGTCACCGTCCCCCCGGCATATTGGAATGAGGATGATACAGAGCGCTACAACAAAGCGCGGGGTGCCCACAGCCATGAATGGGATTCACACCGGCTGTTTGCGTGTCTCAAACTGGCTGTAGCTCTATCTCTCATCGACGGGCGCACGGGCGATGTGAATGAGCAGGATTGGCACCTTGCTAAAAAGATATGGCAGCACTCATCATATGTGCGTTATAAAAGCTGGGAGGCAGCGCAGCGCCGGAAACACGAAAAAGCAATGAGCGACGAAAAGGAAAAGGACGCGGTACTTCATGATGAATATAAGGCGCGGGTGCTTGACATATTGAAACACTACCCGGCTAATTGTAGAAAGAGTGCAGGGGAATATATGAGCACATTCGATATTAAGCGTGGCCTTACTACCAAGCAACGGCAGTACGGAGCGCAGGACTTAGTGGCAGAGCTTGCAGCGGAGGGGAAGGTGCTAGAGACTACCGAGTGTCGCACCGACAGGCATGGCAGACAGTTCCCAGTGACCGTGTACCTACACCCTGACTACGCACAGTAGGTGTTTTTTGCACTGCCACCACTGCCACCATGACACCATGCAGGTCAAAGCATGTTTTTAGTGCCACCACCTACCGACACCACTGCCACCACCACCGCCGGAAAACAGCCCCGTGGTGGCAATGGTGGCAATCATTGGTGGCAGTGAAAACCACCCGTGACCTGCATGGTGTCAATGGTGTCAATGGTGGCAGTGCAATAAAAAGTGACACCACCCCAAAGCAGCTACCGTAGTAGTGCTACCGCGCCGGGTGCAGTGCTACCCGGCAACCCCACCCCGGCTATCATGACCCCCGCCACATGAAGGATCCCCCATGCGATCCACCACCCCAGGGCAGCAACCCACACCCACCGGCACACCGGGCGGTGTAGTCGCTTAATTGCATAGCCATAAAGGGTATTGCAGGCCGTGGAATATCACAGCTCGATAAAGCCCGTATTATCGCGCCGGGCGATAAACCCCCGGTAATTCCGTAGCAGAGAAATAAACCGCCGTGGCGCATGTATAAGCCACAAAGAAAGCAGCCGAGCCACAGCAACCACCACCGAATAAAGCAGGGCATAACCCACAACCCCGCCTGACCTACCGAGCCCACAGCCCGGCGCGACAGGCGCCCCTCGATGATCCCTAGGGCATCGCGTATCGCGACCCCCTAGCGCCTCCACAGCAGGCCAGCAGGACAGCACAGACAGTCAAGCAGCACAACCCTTGCCAAGCTCGATGAGATGAGACACAGCCGGGCTACCCCACCGCCCGGCGCGCCCCCGCGTCCCCCGCCCCGCCCGGCGCGGGTATGGCAACAGGTACAGCAGCAAAGCACTTGCAAGCTCGATGAGGTAGACAACATGGCAAGATCAACCAAACATGCTCATGTGCCCCGAAACCGCGCTGTGAAGCCCGCAGGCGCCATAAACCACCGAGCTACTAGCTACACAGCCCCGGTGCCCCTATGAAGCCCACAGCGATAATGAGGGCGCCCCTGATGGCCACTCATGGCATCGCGTATCGCGACCCCACCGCGCCGGGATAACCACCCACCGCGCCGGGCGTCCCTCGATGAGGTGGCAGACCACCACCCCACAACCGTCACATGACAAAAGTGTGCGGATACTATCCGGATCAGCTCCCCCGGCCTCGATGACTACACCACCGCCGGGGCAATAGCAGGCCACACGCCGGGTAGGGGGGATGACCCCCAGGCTGTCCAGCCCGCGCCCCGGAGGGCATTGTGGCTAAGGGTATGTACGAGTCTGGGGATTTTGGATGATAGGTGAGGTGAAGCAGACTGTTGTGGGCTTACGTGGCCAGTTGTAGACAGGGGCAGCTCGATAGAGAGAGGGAAAATGTCACATGTGGGGACATGAAGGTGGTGGCGTATCGACACCCCCCCCTGCAATGAAGGCCGGTAGCAGACATGAGGGCACCCGCCCGGCGCGATGTAAGGCCGTCTAAGGCGTTGAACACCGCCTAGGCATACCGCGGGCTACCTGCAAACCGGTCTGTCAGCTGGGAGGTGAAGGGTACTCACTGTGTGCGTACCCTTTTATCTGATACGCATAGTGTGCGTAGCAGCCCCGCGTAGTGCGCCGGGCTTATCGTGGTGGCAACTTATCCATTTCTTTGATCGTGCCCTTGATTTTGTAGTCACGTGATCCGATCATTTCGGCTTCGCAGGCCAGCATGGTGTGGCAGAGTGGGCAGAGCGTGAGCGGGCGCCGGTTGAATGTCCATTGTGGGATGGCCTCGATGAGCGTGTGCAGGATGATCCCGCGGTTATCTACCTTAAGCCGGGCGCCTATGTCATTTCGGTAGTTCCAGCCCGTGATGTAGTAGGCATTGCCCCGTGTGAGGTCACCGCAGTATGCACGCCCTTGATGGGGTGTGACACATAGGTGTGCGATTGGGTTGCTGAGGTCTGTTCCGTCGATGTGGATGGCCTGGATTCGCACCGTGTTTCGTATGCCGTTGTATGTGTCTGGTTGATCCTGGGGAGGTAGCTCGATGGCCATGAGGTTGTGGATTCCTTTCGGATTGGTCAAAAAATGGTCAAAATGAGGTAGAGAGGTGACCTCATAGTGCCTGTGACCTGCATAGATAGGGTGGTAGGGTTCAAGTCCCTCTACTTCCGCCAATCACTTTCCCCAGTTCAGCGATGAGCTGGGGTTTAGTTGTATCTGTGCAGGTGGGCGGGGGAGGAAGAGTACCTCGTGGCGAATGCGTGATCGAGCGATGCTGGCCGGAGATACGAGAGCCGAAAGTCAAGAACCTTATGGACATTTCGGCAGGCAAGCGCTAATATAAATACTATATTTGTTTACCGAACTACCAATATCGATAGGAGATCGTTCCATGCATAGCATGCGCGGGTGTATCGCAACACTAATGGTATGTGCTGTATTGGTGTGTATGGGGGCATCGGTCAACGCTCAAGAACATACAGTTTCCAATGATGCAACAGGAGACGCTGCAGGGGTGGTTGAGGATGCCAATATTCATACCGTCTCCCCGGGTCGTGAGGGGTTGGTGCCTGGTGAGGCTGGTTTTGGGGATAATGTGATTGATAATCATGCTGGTGCGGGGTGGGTTCCTACTGTTGATCCGAAGTCTCGGGTTGTGGTCGGTGGGATGCGTTCTGATCGGGAGGAGATTCCTGGGGGTTTTTCGAAGGAGCAGGCGGATCGGGCTGAGGTGCAAGAGGCTGCTGAGAGGCAGGGTGTGGGTTTTCGTGGGGTGGGGCAGGATTGTCGGACGTATTGGCCAAGTCCTTATAAGGTCTGTGGTGCAATTCGGGAGAAGTATGATCAGTTGGGTGGGCCGCAGAGTTTTTTGACGTGGCCGAAGTCGGATGAGTTGGGTGTTCCGGATGGTGTGGGGCGTCGGAGTGAGTTTGTGAATGGTTTTATTTATTGGCATCCGACTACTGGAGCGCATCCGGTTACTACTCACTTTTCTGCTGTGTGGGCGCGTAATGGTTGGGAGGCTGGTCGGATGGGGTATCCGGTCAGTGATGAGTATGGTCTTGGTGATGGTGTGGGGCGTCGGCAGGATTTTCAGCGGGCTCATGTGTTTGGTTCGTTGGCGGGGTTGGCGTCTGTTGAGGGGCGGATTTTTGATCGGTGGGTTGAGATTGGTGCTGAGGGGGGTCCGTTGGGTTATCCGGTTGCTGATGAGGCGGGTACTCCTGATGGGCAGGGAAGGTTTAGCGACTTTCTTGGTGGGAAAATCTATTGGACTCCGCATACTGGTGCCTGGGAGGTAACTGGATTACATCTGCTGGAGTGGGCCAATGAGGGATATGAAAAAGGCCGCTACGGCTATCCAGTGGGGCCAGTGGGTGACATTGAGCGAATGGAGGCAACACAGCCATTTCAAAACGGGAATATTCGCCAGTACGTTCCTGGTAGCGCAAATGTGGGCGCTGACCTAAGTCAATTATTTACCTGGAATATTGAGGAAGATTAAGAAATTTGGGAGTTTAAAATGAGCATTGGGATAAGATTCGCAGCGCTATGTTCAGCGGTGATCGTTAGCTTTAGTATTGTTTCTCAAGCTCAAGCGGAACCGCGCATTAAAAGTAATGATGATCCAATCACACTATCAAATATTGACTGCGGTGGAAAGGCTGGGCAGCCTCACGTGTCCGGCACTGCAAAAAGCAGAAATAAATATGAAATACATGCTAGAGCTACAAACTGGTGTAACAATTTACCTAACGAACTATATTTGGGAGGAGTTCTCAAAAGAAGCTCTTGGCGCGGGTGGCTAATACAACAAAATCATGGAAAGCGCGGTAACCCTGCTACTAAAATTAATGCAACTTCAAATCGGCCGAATGTCATAGTGCTTGTAACGCCTTGTACTAAGGGAACTCGATACCGTTGGAAGGCGGAATTCGACAATGCGGCCATTATTCAAGGCAAGCGATGGGGAAGCGTAAATCCGGTTATGGTGCGACAGACTGACGGTGAAATCACCTGTGAATAAGAGGAATTATATGAACTATGTTCCAGGCGTTAGACACCTTTACTCAAGGCGAAACTTAGTGTTGTCAATCGTTATTTTAAGCGTGATGATTGTCATAAGTTCTTGTGTAGCAAAAAATCAGCCAATGAAGGACTCGCCTCGCGGCGATTCGAATGCTGAAGCTTCTATTAAGATAAAAACGAGTTCTCGTAGTGTTATTCTTATCGATAAGGGGTATATAGATAAAGATCATGAGTATCGGTCGGAACTGTGGCTCAATGAAGATGAAATAGAATTCCCAGACCCGCTAATGCAGTCAGTAGTGCGAGATGTCACATTAGAATTTGGTGGTTATAGAATCCGCAATATGGATATTTCCTATTTCTATCTGGATGATTCTGGTAATCCGCAACTGGTCGATACACTGAGTTGCCTGAATGATAGTGGAGAGTTTCAGGATAAATGCCCAATTGTCGTAAAAGAGAATAACGATTCGTCTTTAAGGGTTGCGATAGATATTCCCGCGCTTCAGCAGGCGACCCTGCAGGTAGATTTCCAGCCTGAAGATTATCCTGGCAAACCTGTCCAGCGACGCACCTGGATACTCTGAACTGATGAGTTGTTATTAGGATCCCGATGAGAAATAATACATTAGATTTAGATACTTTTCTCGTTCCTACATGGGACTTTAACAATGAAGTTGAAATTCCATTTTCTGATCTATTGCCATACGATATGCTCAATGGCACCTTTGTCCTTGCTTTAAAAGATCAGTACAGATTTTGCGTAATAATGCTACCGGAGGTGGATATTAGAGACGATTATAATGTTTGCCGCGGTGCTACTTGGAAAGAAGTGGCCCGTCGATTTGAATTGCAATTAGATCCTATAAAGCCGTTCGGCGAGGCATTTGTTGGTGAGTGCGAATCTAGCTTATATAACCAATTTGAGCGTAAAGTTATTCCGCCAGATTATGTGGATTTAGACGTTCCCTGGCAGTTTTTACGACCAATAATGGGATTGCCCGAAGGGGGATACATTATTGATGAAGGAGAAATACCTAAGGGTGTAAATAAAAGGATTGTCAATGGATGGGCTGTTGCTACGGCTTTCTGTACCGGCGAAAGGATGGATGTTGAAAAAACGAGGCGTACGCTGACAACAGCGTGCTGGAAAGCCAATGAATGGCTGTACTTTGTCCCGATTGACGGCACTCGCGTGATCATATGCACGAATCTCCAAGAGCAGGTTGACGAGATACTCAATGAGCCTGAGATCGAAAGCGTCCTGTTGTGGTCTCCTCCGGGGATCGGCTAGCCGCGCGTGTGCGGATGAAGTTAATTGAAAATGTTGCGCGCCCTCGGGGGCAAGTGGAGAGGTAGGTGTTACCCCTGCTCAGGCCTTACGGTGGCCGTTATTGACAACTTATTGAACATGCACTATTTTCAATAGTAGAGCAACAACGATCGCAAAGGAGCGAACAATGAGCTGCACCACTCACGCAGAACACGACCACAAGCACGGCCCAGACTGTGGCCACGTCGCAATCCCACACGGCGACCACACCGACTACGTCCACGACGGCCACCTGCACCGCGAGCACGACGGCCACTACGACGAGTGTGAAACCACCGAACACCACATCCACGAGGGCCACGACCACGAGCACGGACCCAACTGCGGCCACGTCGCAGTTCCACACGGCGACCACGTGGACTACATCCACGACGGGCACCGCCACGCCGCACACGACGGCCACTGGGACGACCACTAAACCGGCCAATCCTCGCTACTGAGGTAACAAAAGGCACCCTCCATCAGGAGGGTGCCTTTTATTGTGCGCAGAACTCGATATTTTGACTAGGCTCGAAACCGAAAAAGAACAGCACAACTGGAGGCAGCATGATCATCCGCAATGCCACCCTAGAAGACATCCCCTACATCACCGACATCTACAACGAAGCCGTCGAAAACGGCACCGCCATCTGGGACGAAGTGGTTGTCGGCGTGGACAACCGAACCGAATGGTGGCGCAAACGCACCGGCGAAGGGTTCCCGATGTTTGTCGTAGAGGACGACGACGCCAACAGCCCCACTCACGGAGAAGTGGTCGGTTATGCCACCTACGGCCGCTTCCGCCCGTACCAGGGGTACCGCTACTCCGTAGAACACTCCATCTACATCCGCTCCGACCAGCGCGGCAAAGGCATCGCGGTCCCGCTCATGGAAAAGCTGATCGATCGCGCGCGGGAAGGCGGACAACACGTCATGGTTGCCGCCATCGAAGCCAGCAACAAGCCATCCATCGGACTCCACGAAAAGCTGGGCTTTGAGCACGTCGGCCACATGAAAGAGGTGGGCATCAAGTTCGGAGAATGGCTGGACCTGGTGCTTCTGCAGCTCAAACTGAACGACGACCCAGCCCCCGGAGCGAAGCAAAGCGACGAACGCCATGCGGTGCCCCAACGCGACGAAGCGGCTGAGTAACAGCCGCTTCGGTTGGGGGTGAGGTTGGCGCGGGAGTGCGCCGGCTCAGAAGGAGGCCGGCGTCGGGATTAACACGGGTACCCCGCGCGACCCGCACGGCACTGGATTGGGTGGGCAGCGCAGGAGTGGGCGGCGTCGGGATTACCCCTCTACGCCATTGACCTCGTTCAACGCCTCGGGCGTCTCCACGGTCTTGATGATCTTGCCGGACTTAATGTCCACAGCATGCAGCTTCTTCGACTGAGGCTCGGAGACATACGCCACATCACCCAACACGAACAACGTTGGGCGCTCCTTCTGCCACTTCTCAGGCTCCTTCCACTCCTCGGTCACCTTGTACTTGCCCGTGATCTCGCCAGTCTTCGGGTCAATCTTGCGCAAATTACCATCGGTGCCGAGAACCAAAGCCTCACCCTCCGGGCCACGGCCGAGGGAACGGAAACTGTAGCTCGCCTCCACATCAACGATCTTCAGCTCACCAGTCTCGGTGTTCGTCAAGGTCACACGCGTAGGACGCTCCAGCTCGGCGTCCTTGTCCACCTTGTAATCACCCAAGACCACAGGGGACTCGTCAGAACCAGCCTGGTTACCAATGCGCCCATAGGAATCCTTGGACTTCACCTTCTGGAACGCACCATTCTTAAAGATCACGATGCCATCCTGGCAACCCACCGTGATCGCGCCAGCCGCAGGAGCCTCGCCGTGCACGCCTGGGCAGTCCTCGGTACGGGCAGTTTCCTTGCCGTCCTTATCCACAGCCACCACAGTGTGGCGCTCATCCTCCGTGCCCTCAGTGTGCAACATACCACCATCCGGCAACGCCACAGCAACACCGTGGTGAGGATGAACCTTCGTGGTCTTTTCAGGCTTCGCGAATCCCATACGCTTATTCGCGCGCTTCACATCCGACAAGGAAATGTCCTGGATGGAACCATCGCCATCGCCAAACAGCAGCGCGCGACCCTCATGAACAACCACGTGGCCCGGCTTCACCGCTTCATACGTATGGTCCTTCAAGGACGGCGTCACAGTGTAAGAGTGAGTATGGTCGCCATGCGGTTCGGTCCATGCGCCGGCGTCGAATATTTGGAAACCATCCTTCGTGGACACCAGAACAGTACGGCCATCGCCCAACTGGTTAAGGCGGTTGAAGCCGTCCAGCTTCGTATCGTTAATGACCTCCAGGGTCTCCGCGTCAAGGGTCAGAATGCCGCCATCGTACGTTGCGACCAGGCGAGGCTGAGGGCCTGCAACCTCTTCCTGCTTGGAATCGCCTTCGTGGTCGTGGGCGTGGTCGTGCTCGTGGGAGGCATCGGCCTGAGCGGACTGGTTAGGGGAGTTGTTGGAGCCGTTGGAGCCGTTCGAGTTCTTTGAATCCTCGGAAGAGCAGGCGGTCAGTACGAGACCGCTGGCCAGGAGGGCTGCCAGAAGAGTGCGCTTTGTAGTCATGGTTTTCCCGTCGATCTTATAAGGAGCATGGTCCTAAGGGGCATGGCGGTCAAGGACTTGATGTTCAGGGGCTTGGTGTTCGTGAACATGGTGTCCGAGAGCATGGAGTTCGTGAACATGGCGTCCGAGAGCATGGCCTTAAGGAACATTGGTGAGAAGGAACATCATGTTAAAGAACATGGTGTTCGAGAGACTGACTATAGACGAGGTTAGAAAGTTTTGGAAGCTATTTTCAATAGTAGTTCAATTAGTGGGGGTGGTGGCGGGTTGGGTTGTGGGTTTGCTTGCTGTTGCACGGGCGCACCCACCACGTTCTTGGTCTCACTTTCCTGGATCGAGGGCAGATTGTCGTGATTCTGGCCAAATCACTACACAGTGCCCTCGAAAGAGGATCTGAAGCCGCACGGGAGCGGGAGAAGGAGGTGCTGCACGTGGGAGTTAGGGTAGTTCCTGAGGGCCGAAGAGCTTTCGGTGCAGCACCTCGTCGAAAAGCGGGAGGCTCCGAAGCATCTCGATAGAAATACGCTGGACAACCAAACCATAGGAATCGCACGTGAGGTTAGAACGCGTATCGAAATCGCGCTGAGCGCGATTAAGATGATGCTGGCCGTCATACTGCAAACCCACATGCCTGGACGAACGTAACAGCTCTCCTACCTGCGCTAATTCCAACGAATATTTCTCTCCCACATACGCCCATAAAGCACTTCCCACCTCCACAATCAACAGATCCATGACTGTCACGCGCACACCGCCGCACAGAATCTCCACTTGGGGAAAGATCTCGAACTTAGATCCACATCGACTGCGAGATAAAAGTCGTAGAGCAGTCTCCGGAGGTGAATCCGCTAACGAGGAAGAAAGAGTCCACACTTTCTTAAATACCTTTTGATTGACCACCCCTAAAGCCTCGGCGAACGCAGCCTCCTCAGTGACATGAGGTGACAAAA encodes:
- a CDS encoding GNAT family N-acetyltransferase, with amino-acid sequence MIIRNATLEDIPYITDIYNEAVENGTAIWDEVVVGVDNRTEWWRKRTGEGFPMFVVEDDDANSPTHGEVVGYATYGRFRPYQGYRYSVEHSIYIRSDQRGKGIAVPLMEKLIDRAREGGQHVMVAAIEASNKPSIGLHEKLGFEHVGHMKEVGIKFGEWLDLVLLQLKLNDDPAPGAKQSDERHAVPQRDEAAE
- a CDS encoding LGFP repeat-containing protein, with translation MHSMRGCIATLMVCAVLVCMGASVNAQEHTVSNDATGDAAGVVEDANIHTVSPGREGLVPGEAGFGDNVIDNHAGAGWVPTVDPKSRVVVGGMRSDREEIPGGFSKEQADRAEVQEAAERQGVGFRGVGQDCRTYWPSPYKVCGAIREKYDQLGGPQSFLTWPKSDELGVPDGVGRRSEFVNGFIYWHPTTGAHPVTTHFSAVWARNGWEAGRMGYPVSDEYGLGDGVGRRQDFQRAHVFGSLAGLASVEGRIFDRWVEIGAEGGPLGYPVADEAGTPDGQGRFSDFLGGKIYWTPHTGAWEVTGLHLLEWANEGYEKGRYGYPVGPVGDIERMEATQPFQNGNIRQYVPGSANVGADLSQLFTWNIEED